A stretch of the Bordetella genomosp. 8 genome encodes the following:
- the miaB gene encoding tRNA (N6-isopentenyl adenosine(37)-C2)-methylthiotransferase MiaB, producing the protein MQETILARDGALAPASADASPSLSAGPDSDTPRKLFIRTFGCQMNEYDSDKMVDVLRESQGVELTDTPEDADIILFNTCSVREKAQEKVFSDLGRVQQLKKAKPGLVIGVGGCVASQEGEAIVKRAPYVDVVFGPQTLHRLPELIRQREAEGRAQVDISFPSIEKFDSLPPPRVDGATAFVSIMEGCSKYCSFCVVPYTRGDEVSRPFDDILVEIADLADQGVKEVTLLGQNVNAYRGRLGDGDEIADFAMLLEYVHDIPGIERIRYTTSHPKEMTPRLIEAYARLPKLVSFLHLPVQAGSDRVLAAMKRGYTTLEFKSIVRRLREARPGLTLSSDFIVGFPGETEEDFEKTMKLIDDVGFDTSFSFVYSRRPGTPAADLADDTPQTLKLQRLQRLQARIAEQASAISRAMVGTTQRVLVEGPSRRDPNELMGRTENNRIVNFAAPPRLIGHMVDIVITEAYPNSLRGRVAVSGDTGEAA; encoded by the coding sequence ATGCAAGAAACCATACTCGCGCGCGACGGCGCACTGGCGCCGGCGTCCGCCGACGCTTCCCCTTCCCTGTCCGCTGGCCCGGATTCCGATACGCCCCGCAAATTGTTCATCCGCACCTTCGGTTGCCAGATGAACGAGTACGACTCCGACAAAATGGTGGACGTACTGCGTGAATCGCAGGGCGTCGAGCTGACCGACACGCCGGAAGACGCGGACATCATCCTGTTCAACACCTGTTCCGTGCGCGAAAAGGCGCAGGAAAAAGTGTTCTCCGACCTTGGCCGCGTGCAGCAGCTCAAGAAGGCCAAGCCCGGGCTGGTCATCGGCGTCGGCGGCTGCGTGGCCAGCCAGGAAGGCGAAGCCATCGTCAAGCGCGCCCCGTACGTCGACGTGGTGTTCGGTCCGCAGACCCTGCATCGGCTGCCAGAGCTGATCCGCCAGCGCGAGGCCGAGGGCCGCGCCCAGGTGGACATCAGCTTTCCCAGCATCGAAAAATTCGACTCGCTGCCGCCGCCGCGCGTCGACGGCGCGACCGCCTTCGTGTCCATCATGGAAGGCTGCAGCAAGTACTGCAGCTTCTGCGTCGTACCCTACACCCGTGGCGACGAAGTCTCGCGGCCCTTCGACGACATCCTGGTCGAGATCGCCGACCTGGCCGACCAGGGCGTGAAGGAAGTCACGCTGCTGGGCCAGAACGTCAATGCCTACCGCGGCCGCCTGGGCGATGGCGACGAGATCGCCGATTTCGCCATGCTGCTGGAATACGTGCATGACATTCCCGGCATCGAACGGATCCGCTACACGACCTCGCACCCCAAGGAGATGACGCCGCGGCTGATCGAGGCCTATGCCCGGCTGCCCAAGCTGGTGTCCTTCCTGCATCTGCCGGTCCAGGCGGGCAGCGATCGCGTACTGGCAGCGATGAAGCGCGGCTACACCACGCTGGAATTCAAGTCCATCGTGCGCCGCCTGCGCGAGGCGCGCCCCGGCCTGACCCTGTCGTCCGACTTCATCGTCGGCTTCCCCGGGGAAACGGAAGAAGACTTCGAGAAAACCATGAAGCTGATCGACGACGTCGGCTTCGACACCTCGTTTTCCTTCGTCTACTCGCGCCGTCCCGGTACGCCGGCGGCGGACCTGGCCGACGATACGCCACAGACCCTCAAGCTGCAGCGCCTGCAGCGGCTGCAGGCGCGCATCGCCGAACAGGCGTCGGCGATCAGCCGCGCCATGGTCGGCACCACCCAGCGCGTGCTGGTCGAAGGACCTTCGCGCCGCGATCCGAATGAACTCATGGGCCGCACGGAAAACAACCGCATCGTCAATTTCGCCGCGCCGCCGCGGCTGATCGGCCACATGGTCGACATCGTCATCACCGAGGCCTATCCCAACTCCCTGCGCGGACGGGTGGCGGTCTCCGGCGACACCGGGGAGGCCGCGTAA
- a CDS encoding TspO/MBR family protein, with protein MPFLSMRQQILGLIGWLAVGFATAATGAIASVQAAQFYGQLTRPDWAPPAGVFGPVWSTLYVLMSVAAWLVWREGGWRIHAKPLALFLVQLVVNALWSWLFFAWHLGAAAFVDVCLLLLLIVATLAAFWRVRALAGVLMLPYLAWVGFATALCYRTWRLNPQLLG; from the coding sequence ATGCCATTCCTTTCGATGCGACAACAGATCCTGGGCTTGATCGGCTGGCTCGCGGTCGGCTTCGCCACGGCGGCCACCGGGGCTATCGCGTCCGTCCAGGCGGCGCAGTTCTATGGGCAGCTCACCCGGCCTGATTGGGCGCCGCCGGCGGGGGTGTTCGGCCCGGTCTGGAGCACCTTGTATGTCTTGATGAGCGTCGCGGCCTGGCTGGTCTGGCGCGAGGGCGGCTGGCGGATCCACGCCAAACCACTGGCGCTTTTCCTGGTGCAGCTCGTGGTCAACGCGCTCTGGAGCTGGCTGTTCTTCGCATGGCATCTGGGCGCCGCCGCCTTCGTCGATGTCTGCCTGCTGCTACTGCTTATCGTCGCGACGCTGGCGGCGTTCTGGCGCGTGCGGGCGCTGGCGGGTGTGCTGATGCTGCCTTACCTGGCGTGGGTGGGTTTCGCCACCGCGCTTTGCTATAGGACGTGGCGCTTGAATCCGCAGTTGCTGGGATAG
- a CDS encoding RNA-binding S4 domain-containing protein, with the protein MTNKIRLDKWLWAARFYKTRALAVEEIGKGRVLVNDQPAKPARDVGEGDYITLRKNDPPIRVLVRAVSTIRGPATAARLMYDETPESIAARERAAEMRRLAPEPALDIVEGRPTKRDRRLIDQWRGK; encoded by the coding sequence ATGACGAACAAGATACGGTTGGATAAATGGCTGTGGGCCGCGCGCTTCTACAAGACGCGCGCCCTGGCGGTCGAGGAAATCGGCAAGGGTCGGGTGCTGGTCAACGACCAGCCCGCCAAGCCGGCGCGCGACGTGGGCGAAGGCGATTACATCACCTTGCGCAAGAACGATCCGCCCATACGCGTGCTGGTCCGCGCGGTCAGCACCATACGCGGCCCCGCCACAGCGGCGCGCCTGATGTACGACGAAACCCCCGAAAGCATCGCCGCCCGCGAACGGGCCGCCGAAATGCGCCGCCTGGCACCCGAACCTGCCCTCGATATCGTCGAAGGCCGCCCGACCAAGCGCGACCGCCGATTGATCGATCAGTGGCGCGGTAAATAG
- a CDS encoding RidA family protein: protein MPFQRYGIRRYGNGDIIHVPFVRAGHWVFGTGLRAVRPNGLADPAVLRADHPLGAPPQAQREAQAIFDTMRRHLEEAGSGLDRVARLDQYYPDPRHVDPYHVARKQALAGQVAPSTSVIVDRLLNLDVSMDVQVMAATAASGYTVEKAGTGKLNVPQTSGYAPCLRMGDMIFVAGQLARDASGNIAPEAQVPAGQMWNGTRIKLETDYLVQKRLVPALDAAGSRLDLVLKAQVYLSHHEDLPAFWQSWSRAFGGRVPPTTVVPVRHPGFGTRDATIEVNLVAAHESAADRVRDVECDVSLIATDMLPARVFDGVLFVAGLMGIEDGGLCAGCHVHPSAPFYDDPVQAQMRDILEKAATIFAAAGTELAYVTRALHFHADLADFRRGYVAWDPGLRRTGLPFSAIQVADTLFLPGAAVILDLWGYVP from the coding sequence ATGCCTTTCCAGCGCTATGGGATCCGCCGCTACGGCAACGGCGACATCATTCACGTGCCTTTCGTGCGCGCGGGCCATTGGGTGTTCGGCACGGGCCTGCGCGCCGTGCGTCCCAACGGGCTGGCAGACCCTGCCGTGCTGCGCGCCGATCACCCGCTGGGCGCGCCGCCACAGGCGCAGCGCGAAGCGCAGGCCATCTTCGACACCATGCGCCGCCACCTGGAAGAAGCCGGCAGCGGCCTGGACCGCGTGGCGCGGCTGGACCAGTACTACCCGGACCCACGCCACGTCGATCCTTACCACGTCGCCCGCAAGCAGGCGCTGGCGGGGCAGGTCGCGCCCAGTACCTCGGTCATCGTCGACCGCCTGCTGAACCTGGACGTCTCCATGGACGTGCAGGTCATGGCCGCCACCGCGGCCAGTGGCTACACCGTGGAAAAAGCCGGCACCGGCAAGCTCAACGTCCCGCAGACCTCGGGCTATGCGCCCTGTCTGCGCATGGGCGACATGATCTTCGTCGCCGGCCAGCTGGCGCGCGACGCCAGCGGCAACATCGCGCCGGAAGCCCAGGTGCCGGCAGGCCAGATGTGGAACGGCACGCGCATCAAGCTGGAAACCGATTACCTGGTGCAGAAGCGCCTGGTGCCCGCGCTGGACGCGGCGGGCAGCCGCCTGGACCTGGTGCTGAAGGCCCAGGTCTACCTGAGCCATCACGAAGACCTGCCCGCGTTCTGGCAGTCCTGGTCGCGCGCCTTCGGTGGACGGGTGCCGCCCACCACCGTGGTGCCCGTGCGGCATCCGGGCTTCGGCACGCGCGACGCCACCATCGAGGTCAACCTGGTCGCCGCCCACGAATCCGCCGCCGACCGTGTACGCGACGTCGAATGCGACGTGTCGCTGATCGCCACCGACATGTTGCCGGCGCGCGTCTTCGACGGCGTCCTGTTCGTGGCGGGCCTGATGGGCATCGAGGATGGCGGTTTGTGCGCCGGGTGCCATGTGCACCCCAGCGCGCCGTTCTATGACGACCCGGTGCAGGCACAGATGCGCGATATCCTGGAAAAGGCAGCGACGATTTTCGCCGCCGCCGGCACGGAGCTGGCCTACGTCACGCGCGCGCTGCATTTCCATGCCGACCTGGCGGATTTCCGCCGGGGTTATGTGGCCTGGGACCCGGGGCTGCGTCGCACCGGCTTGCCTTTCAGCGCCATCCAGGTGGCGGACACCCTGTTCCTGCCGGGCGCGGCCGTCATTCTGGATCTGTGGGGTTACGTGCCCTGA
- a CDS encoding HlyC/CorC family transporter, producing the protein MPDPYPANDADSTRQAKPATKSLLDRLLSLVRREPEDREGIKAILEAAHERDLLDAESYAMIKGALAVSERTVGDIMVPRSRMDLLDIAQPLPYLLSVIIDTAHSRFPVFEDDRDNIIGILLAKDLLRCMLEPNIELRSLVRPAVFIPESKRLNVLLRDFRESRNHLAIVIDEYGGIAGLVSMEDVLEEIVGDIEDEFDEDEEATIFAEGENQWRVQASTDIEKFNEAFGLALPHDEYDSIGGWLGGELGRIPRRGDHAERDGLSFEVVRADPRRALWLRVKRLPPNPPSTASSESE; encoded by the coding sequence ATGCCTGACCCCTACCCTGCGAACGACGCGGATTCCACGCGTCAAGCCAAGCCCGCCACCAAATCCCTGCTCGACCGCCTGCTGTCCCTGGTTCGCCGCGAACCCGAAGATCGCGAAGGCATCAAGGCGATCCTCGAAGCCGCCCACGAACGCGATCTGCTGGACGCCGAGTCGTACGCGATGATCAAGGGCGCGCTCGCCGTGTCGGAGCGCACCGTCGGCGACATCATGGTGCCGCGTTCGCGCATGGACCTGCTGGACATCGCGCAGCCCCTGCCCTATCTGCTGTCCGTCATCATCGATACCGCGCATTCGCGCTTTCCGGTATTCGAGGACGACCGCGACAACATCATCGGTATCCTGCTGGCCAAGGACCTGCTGCGTTGCATGCTCGAACCGAATATCGAGTTGCGCTCGCTGGTGCGGCCGGCTGTTTTCATCCCCGAATCCAAGCGCCTGAACGTGCTGCTGCGCGATTTCCGCGAAAGCCGCAACCACCTGGCCATCGTCATCGACGAATACGGCGGCATTGCCGGGCTGGTCAGCATGGAAGACGTGCTGGAGGAAATCGTCGGCGATATCGAGGATGAATTCGACGAAGACGAGGAAGCCACCATATTCGCCGAAGGCGAGAACCAGTGGCGGGTGCAGGCGAGCACCGACATCGAAAAATTTAACGAGGCCTTCGGCCTGGCGCTGCCGCACGATGAATACGACAGCATCGGCGGCTGGCTGGGCGGCGAACTCGGCCGCATCCCGCGCCGCGGCGACCACGCCGAGCGCGACGGCCTGAGTTTCGAAGTCGTCCGCGCGGATCCTCGCCGCGCGCTGTGGCTGCGCGTGAAGCGGCTGCCGCCCAATCCGCCATCCACCGCTTCCTCCGAATCAGAATGA
- a CDS encoding PhoH family protein, which yields MAGAPRKQPGITVQLSGDNAQLANLCGPLDENLRQLADGLAVKLTRRGSRVTLEGEQAELAAQALRRFDEQAARKPLSVDDIQLGLVEIGIGRVGGSPGATQASGTGAMPALDDDRDFIALRTRRSDLRPRTPRQRDYLENILKHDITFGIGPAGTGKTWLAVACAIDAMERDTVQRLVLTRPAVEAGERLGFLPGDLAQKVDPYLRPLYDALYDLMGFERVQRLFEKQTIEIAPLAYMRGRTLNHAFVILDEAQNTTPEQMKMFLTRIGFGSKAVITGDPSQVDLPRGQQSGLAHAVRVLEEVQGIATTRFTSRDVVRHPLVARIVDAYDKAAADEE from the coding sequence ATGGCAGGCGCGCCCCGCAAACAGCCCGGCATCACCGTACAGCTCAGCGGCGACAATGCGCAGCTGGCGAATCTTTGCGGTCCTCTCGATGAAAACCTGCGCCAGCTGGCCGATGGCCTGGCGGTCAAGCTGACCCGCCGCGGCAGCCGCGTCACGCTGGAAGGCGAACAGGCGGAACTGGCGGCGCAGGCGCTGCGCCGCTTCGATGAGCAGGCGGCCCGCAAGCCCCTGTCCGTCGACGACATCCAGCTGGGCCTGGTGGAAATCGGCATCGGCCGCGTCGGCGGCTCGCCGGGCGCCACGCAGGCCTCGGGTACCGGCGCGATGCCCGCCCTGGACGACGACCGCGACTTCATCGCCCTGCGCACGCGTCGCTCGGACCTGCGTCCGCGCACGCCGCGCCAGCGCGACTATCTGGAAAACATCCTCAAGCACGACATCACCTTCGGCATCGGACCGGCCGGCACGGGCAAGACCTGGCTGGCGGTGGCCTGCGCCATCGACGCCATGGAGCGCGACACCGTGCAACGCCTGGTGCTGACGCGCCCGGCTGTCGAGGCCGGCGAACGCCTGGGCTTCCTGCCGGGAGACCTGGCGCAGAAGGTCGATCCCTATCTGCGCCCGCTGTATGACGCCCTGTACGACCTGATGGGCTTCGAACGGGTGCAGCGCCTGTTCGAAAAACAGACCATCGAGATCGCGCCGCTGGCCTATATGCGCGGCCGCACGCTGAACCATGCTTTCGTCATCCTGGACGAAGCGCAGAACACCACGCCGGAACAGATGAAGATGTTCCTGACGCGTATCGGTTTCGGCAGCAAGGCGGTGATCACCGGCGATCCGTCACAGGTGGACTTGCCGCGTGGCCAGCAAAGCGGCCTGGCGCACGCGGTGCGGGTGCTGGAAGAAGTGCAGGGCATCGCCACGACTCGCTTCACCAGCCGCGACGTGGTCCGCCACCCGCTGGTCGCGCGCATCGTCGACGCCTACGACAAGGCCGCGGCGGATGAGGAATAG
- a CDS encoding phosphatase PAP2 family protein, which produces MVQNTALRGEAQSSQGAPRDRRAARNRWVAGWLLALLLIGGLAAFVDLPLARYLHANVSPAVDNAFEWIGELGDSNNYAWVVLAVYIAALVAMRRGSDGAWIGGYERVVRGSLLLMGAWIAGGIVTGLLKQTVARARPYVLFEQGYYGLGHAFQGKPFNSFPSSHSLTAFVLASAIAVVAPRWRLPVFTLAVLAGISRLVNLDHFASDVAASALIAITAVHVLKPWFLDPAYRWPTRLPWRWFRRGARP; this is translated from the coding sequence ATGGTCCAGAACACGGCCTTGCGCGGCGAAGCGCAATCCAGCCAAGGGGCGCCGCGCGACCGTAGGGCGGCACGCAATCGATGGGTGGCCGGCTGGCTGCTGGCCCTGCTGCTGATCGGCGGCCTGGCCGCATTCGTCGACCTCCCCCTGGCCAGGTACCTCCACGCCAATGTGTCGCCGGCCGTGGACAACGCCTTCGAATGGATAGGCGAGCTGGGCGATAGCAACAACTACGCGTGGGTCGTGCTGGCGGTCTATATCGCCGCGCTGGTGGCGATGCGGCGCGGCAGCGACGGCGCCTGGATCGGCGGCTACGAGCGGGTGGTACGCGGCAGCCTGCTGCTGATGGGCGCCTGGATCGCAGGCGGCATCGTCACGGGGCTGCTCAAGCAGACGGTGGCGCGCGCCCGGCCCTATGTGTTGTTCGAGCAGGGCTACTACGGGCTGGGACACGCCTTCCAGGGCAAGCCTTTCAACTCTTTCCCGTCCAGCCATTCCCTGACGGCCTTCGTGCTGGCGTCGGCGATCGCGGTGGTGGCGCCGCGCTGGCGGCTGCCGGTGTTCACGCTGGCGGTGCTGGCGGGCATCAGCCGCCTGGTCAACCTGGATCATTTCGCTTCCGACGTGGCCGCGTCGGCGCTGATCGCGATCACCGCCGTGCACGTGCTCAAGCCGTGGTTCCTGGATCCCGCCTATCGGTGGCCCACGCGGCTGCCCTGGCGCTGGTTCCGGCGCGGCGCGCGGCCCTGA
- a CDS encoding aldo/keto reductase, with amino-acid sequence MNITRVGFGAWAIGGAGWAAGWGAQDDADSIAAIRHAVDRGVNWIDTAAVYGLGHSEELVGQALKDIAPSRRPYVFTKCGLVWDEHAPTAPPRRVGATRSLRAELEGSLKRLGVERIDLYQMHWPAGDGATLAEYWQALLDMKAEGKVRAIGLSNHNAAQLEDAERLGHVDTLQPPFSAIRRDAAADLLPWCLDHATGVIVYSPMQSGLLSGGFSQARAAALPEDDWRSRNPEFTGENLRRNLELADVLRRIAERHGCTVAAAAIAWTLAWPGVTGAIVGARSAGQVDGWLGAATLELDEQDMAEIASFIELSGVGTGPSSPQRQAGADLPLRER; translated from the coding sequence ATGAACATCACGCGCGTCGGATTCGGCGCGTGGGCCATCGGCGGCGCCGGTTGGGCCGCGGGCTGGGGCGCGCAGGATGACGCCGATTCCATCGCGGCGATCCGCCATGCCGTCGATCGCGGCGTCAACTGGATCGACACGGCAGCCGTGTACGGCCTGGGCCATTCCGAAGAACTGGTGGGCCAGGCATTGAAGGATATAGCGCCCAGCCGGCGTCCCTATGTGTTCACCAAGTGCGGCCTGGTATGGGACGAGCATGCGCCCACCGCGCCGCCGCGCCGGGTCGGCGCCACGCGCAGCCTGCGCGCGGAGCTGGAAGGCTCGCTCAAGCGCCTGGGCGTGGAGCGCATCGACCTGTACCAGATGCACTGGCCTGCCGGCGACGGCGCCACGTTGGCGGAATACTGGCAGGCCTTGCTGGACATGAAGGCCGAAGGAAAGGTACGCGCCATCGGACTGTCCAATCACAACGCCGCGCAACTGGAAGACGCCGAGCGCCTGGGTCACGTCGACACGCTGCAGCCGCCGTTTTCCGCCATACGGCGGGACGCCGCCGCCGACCTGCTGCCCTGGTGCCTGGATCACGCCACGGGCGTGATCGTCTACAGCCCGATGCAGTCGGGGCTATTGAGCGGGGGCTTCAGCCAGGCGCGCGCCGCCGCCTTGCCCGAGGATGACTGGCGCTCGCGCAACCCTGAATTCACCGGCGAAAACCTGCGCCGCAACCTGGAGCTGGCCGACGTGCTGCGGCGCATCGCCGAGCGGCATGGCTGCACGGTGGCCGCCGCGGCGATTGCCTGGACATTGGCCTGGCCCGGCGTGACCGGCGCCATCGTCGGCGCGCGGTCGGCGGGGCAGGTGGACGGCTGGCTGGGCGCCGCGACCCTGGAGCTCGACGAGCAGGACATGGCCGAGATTGCGTCCTTCATCGAGCTGAGCGGTGTGGGTACGGGGCCTTCGTCGCCGCAGCGCCAGGCAGGCGCGGACCTGCCGCTGCGCGAACGCTGA
- the ybeY gene encoding rRNA maturation RNase YbeY translates to MRNSVADGVGAGSVDLSLSVQYAVEAPTLPRWRLRRWIQRALQAARDDGLVGFQGAEISLRIVGQAEGRQLNHAFRGRDYATNVLTFEYGVGPDAVARGDIVLCLPVLRREAREQRKTPLDHAAHLTVHGALHALGYDHIKARDAKRMEALETRVLAGMGIADPYEPQ, encoded by the coding sequence ATGAGGAATAGCGTCGCTGATGGCGTGGGCGCCGGTTCCGTCGATCTGTCGCTTTCCGTGCAGTACGCCGTCGAAGCACCCACCTTGCCGCGCTGGCGGCTGCGCCGCTGGATCCAGCGTGCGCTGCAGGCCGCGCGCGACGATGGCCTGGTCGGATTCCAGGGCGCGGAAATCAGCCTGCGCATCGTCGGGCAGGCGGAAGGCCGCCAGCTCAACCACGCGTTCCGTGGGCGGGACTATGCCACCAATGTGCTGACGTTCGAGTACGGCGTCGGGCCGGACGCGGTGGCCCGGGGCGACATCGTGCTCTGCCTGCCGGTCCTGCGGCGCGAGGCGCGCGAGCAGCGGAAGACGCCGCTGGACCATGCCGCCCATCTGACGGTGCACGGCGCCTTGCATGCGCTGGGCTACGACCACATCAAGGCGCGCGACGCCAAGCGCATGGAAGCCCTGGAAACCCGCGTGCTGGCCGGGATGGGCATCGCCGATCCCTACGAGCCGCAGTAG
- a CDS encoding Bug family tripartite tricarboxylate transporter substrate binding protein: MLDLLPRRFLRRAASWMALLALSASLGAPFARAEDYPSRAIHIIVPYSAGGSSDAPMRVIAQQMAQQMGQAIVIENKPGQGAMIGAEYVARSVPDGYTLLLASNPQAISATLYSHLNFDPVADFAAISLFGREPGVLVVNPKMPVRSVQEFIDYVKARPGKIDYASSGNGSAQHLFTAMFLSAAGLQMMHIPYRGSAQAVTDVVAGQVMVAMPGLAAMMPHIREKRLIPLAVTGDKRSPLLPDVPTLAESGFPGFSAYVWSGLVAPKGTPPAIIERLNRELKKAMESDTVKAYMNNASVEIITNTPAEFQAFFQEEKERDAKVIKEAGLKVD; the protein is encoded by the coding sequence ATGCTGGATCTGTTGCCTCGCCGCTTTCTTCGCCGCGCCGCGTCATGGATGGCGTTGCTGGCCCTGTCGGCCAGCCTGGGGGCGCCGTTCGCGCGCGCCGAGGACTATCCGTCGCGCGCGATCCACATCATCGTGCCTTACTCCGCGGGCGGTTCGTCCGACGCACCGATGCGCGTCATCGCGCAGCAGATGGCCCAGCAGATGGGACAGGCCATCGTCATCGAAAACAAGCCGGGGCAAGGGGCGATGATAGGCGCCGAATACGTCGCCCGTTCGGTGCCCGATGGCTATACGCTGCTGCTGGCCTCCAATCCCCAGGCCATCAGCGCGACCTTGTACAGCCACCTGAATTTCGACCCGGTGGCCGACTTCGCCGCGATCTCGCTGTTCGGCCGCGAGCCTGGCGTGCTGGTGGTCAATCCGAAGATGCCGGTGCGCAGCGTCCAGGAATTCATCGACTACGTGAAGGCGCGGCCCGGCAAGATCGATTACGCGTCGTCGGGCAATGGCAGCGCGCAGCACCTGTTCACCGCCATGTTCCTGTCCGCCGCGGGTCTGCAGATGATGCATATCCCCTATCGCGGCAGCGCGCAGGCCGTGACCGACGTGGTGGCCGGCCAGGTCATGGTCGCCATGCCGGGACTGGCGGCGATGATGCCTCACATCCGCGAAAAGCGCCTGATTCCGCTGGCGGTCACCGGCGACAAGCGGTCGCCGCTGCTGCCCGACGTGCCGACCCTGGCCGAGTCCGGCTTCCCCGGGTTTTCCGCCTATGTCTGGTCGGGGCTGGTCGCCCCCAAGGGCACGCCGCCCGCCATCATCGAGCGCCTGAACCGCGAGCTGAAGAAAGCCATGGAATCGGACACCGTCAAGGCCTACATGAACAATGCGTCCGTCGAAATCATCACCAACACGCCTGCGGAGTTCCAGGCCTTCTTTCAGGAAGAGAAGGAGCGCGACGCCAAGGTGATCAAGGAAGCCGGACTGAAGGTAGATTGA
- the lnt gene encoding apolipoprotein N-acyltransferase yields MSSLKTRAPRIAGAACMIVAGAVQALTFAPGPLPDGALALVQVLMLAIVARRQLAAPTLRRALWDGWLFHFACYALGLYWLYVSMHDYGGLSSPLAVAGVLALSAFIALFPALGGVLGRWLAPLRADAAPRRRLRAALAFACGLAALEWVRGTLWTGFPWLNIGYAHVDSPYAGWAPVLGVYGVAWLAAFAAAALAVLWRPAETSRDPRDGMAAALAIVAALAGWGLSHIAWSRPDGAPLRVRLVQGNIEQSQKFDPAQMERGLLQHMNQAALPPAPGEAAPQVIILPETVLPVFQDQLDPRAWDLWRRIAEERNATIVMGVPLHRVVDGRDRYTNSAVAFDANTSPEALRTGELPMRYDKRHLVPWGEFVPPGFHWFVRMLDIPLGDFDRGDARQVPFDIAGQRLALNICYEDLFGEELLPALRPGPQGEPGASILVNLSNLGWFGDTWALRQHLQIGRMRTLETARPMLAATNTGLTVSIDPQGHVLAQAPTMQMTALATSVQGTTGLTPYVRTGNTAIMGLVALGLLGLLATRRRTVSA; encoded by the coding sequence ATGAGCAGCCTGAAGACGCGCGCCCCCCGGATCGCGGGCGCGGCGTGCATGATCGTGGCCGGCGCCGTACAGGCGCTGACCTTCGCCCCGGGTCCGCTACCCGATGGCGCCCTGGCGCTGGTGCAGGTCCTGATGCTCGCCATCGTGGCGCGCCGCCAATTGGCGGCGCCCACCTTGCGCCGCGCGCTATGGGACGGCTGGCTCTTTCACTTCGCGTGCTATGCCCTGGGCCTGTACTGGCTGTACGTCAGCATGCACGACTACGGCGGCCTGTCGTCACCCCTGGCCGTGGCGGGCGTGCTGGCGCTGTCGGCGTTCATCGCGCTGTTCCCCGCGTTGGGCGGCGTGCTCGGCCGCTGGCTCGCGCCGCTGCGCGCGGACGCCGCGCCCAGGCGCCGGCTGCGCGCGGCGCTGGCTTTCGCCTGCGGACTTGCCGCGCTCGAATGGGTGCGCGGCACGCTATGGACCGGCTTCCCCTGGCTGAACATCGGCTATGCCCACGTCGACAGCCCGTACGCGGGCTGGGCGCCGGTGCTGGGCGTGTACGGCGTCGCCTGGCTGGCCGCCTTCGCGGCCGCCGCCCTGGCGGTGCTCTGGCGACCGGCCGAAACGTCCCGCGACCCGCGCGACGGCATGGCCGCCGCGCTGGCGATCGTGGCGGCGCTGGCGGGCTGGGGCTTGTCGCATATCGCGTGGTCGCGGCCCGATGGCGCGCCGCTGCGGGTGCGGCTGGTCCAGGGCAACATCGAACAATCGCAGAAGTTCGATCCCGCCCAGATGGAAAGAGGCCTGCTGCAGCACATGAACCAGGCGGCCCTGCCGCCCGCCCCGGGCGAAGCCGCGCCGCAGGTCATCATCCTGCCGGAAACCGTATTGCCGGTCTTCCAGGACCAGCTCGACCCACGCGCCTGGGACCTGTGGCGCCGCATCGCCGAAGAACGCAACGCCACCATCGTGATGGGCGTGCCCCTGCACCGCGTGGTGGACGGCCGCGACCGCTACACCAACAGCGCAGTGGCCTTCGACGCCAACACGTCGCCGGAAGCGCTGCGCACCGGCGAACTGCCCATGCGCTACGACAAGCGCCACCTGGTGCCCTGGGGCGAATTCGTGCCGCCCGGCTTCCACTGGTTCGTACGCATGCTGGATATTCCGCTGGGCGACTTCGATCGCGGCGACGCGCGCCAAGTGCCCTTCGACATCGCGGGCCAGCGCCTGGCGCTGAACATCTGCTACGAAGACCTGTTCGGCGAAGAACTGCTGCCGGCCCTGCGGCCGGGGCCGCAGGGCGAACCCGGGGCGTCCATCCTGGTGAACCTCAGCAACCTGGGCTGGTTCGGCGATACCTGGGCCTTGCGGCAGCATCTGCAGATCGGTCGCATGCGCACCCTGGAAACCGCGCGGCCCATGCTGGCGGCGACCAACACCGGCCTGACGGTGTCCATCGATCCGCAAGGCCATGTGCTGGCCCAGGCGCCGACGATGCAGATGACGGCGCTGGCGACCTCCGTCCAGGGAACCACGGGCCTGACGCCCTATGTCCGCACCGGCAACACCGCCATCATGGGACTGGTGGCGCTGGGACTGCTGGGGTTGCTGGCGACGCGCCGGCGCACTGTTTCTGCATAA